One stretch of Alcaligenes aquatilis DNA includes these proteins:
- a CDS encoding L-lactate permease, whose product MNLLYTLMALAPLLVVFLLMVVLGRSAKLSMGTAYIVTALLALFAWGSQAEVVAAATLNGVMIALTLLFIVFGAILLLNTLKVGGALAAIRQGFMDISPDRRVQVIIVAWLFGSLIEGSSGFGTPSAVGAPLLLALGFPAMAAVMSVLVIQSTPVSFGAVGTPMLVGVRSGVDNKLDVAAAIAPMQPMEYLQQIVENVALIHALTGFVIPLLLCGLLTRFFGERRSFAEGLGAWKFALFAGVAFTVPYYLIAVVLGPEFPSMLGAMVGLVIVVTAARKGWFAPSKTFDFPDRSQWPSHWLGTVAMDNVESKQTFSVLRAFSPYVLVVLLLIFTRTVPAVKAWLTGPSATIKIEALFGTNITTSVQLLFSPGAILILVSLACIAIFRMNGQQYMQGVTQSLRTMGSAAPALLLAVPMVQVFINSAAADGSIASMPLVLAQGAAAAAGQAWPTISPWVGGLGAFIAGSNTVSNMMFSYFQFSTAQQIGLSVDQSAIVVALQAVGGAAGNMICVHNVVAAGAVVGMLGREGEIVRKTLIPMVYYVIQAGLIGQALITGAVGWWLAAAVFLAVTIGGLSLSRGRQMAPAMA is encoded by the coding sequence ATGAATCTTTTATACACCCTGATGGCCCTGGCGCCATTGTTGGTTGTGTTTTTGTTGATGGTGGTGCTGGGGCGCTCGGCGAAACTGTCTATGGGTACGGCCTATATTGTGACAGCCTTGCTGGCTTTGTTCGCGTGGGGCAGCCAGGCCGAGGTTGTTGCTGCAGCCACGCTCAACGGGGTGATGATCGCTCTGACCTTGCTGTTCATTGTCTTTGGAGCCATCCTGCTGCTGAACACCCTCAAGGTGGGCGGCGCGCTAGCAGCCATTCGCCAGGGCTTTATGGATATTTCACCTGACCGTCGTGTGCAGGTCATTATTGTGGCGTGGTTATTTGGATCCCTGATTGAGGGTTCATCGGGTTTTGGAACACCGTCTGCTGTCGGTGCCCCTTTGCTGCTGGCTTTGGGATTTCCCGCGATGGCGGCCGTGATGTCGGTTCTGGTCATTCAGTCCACACCGGTTTCGTTTGGCGCGGTTGGCACACCCATGCTGGTCGGTGTGCGCTCGGGGGTCGATAACAAGCTTGATGTAGCCGCGGCCATCGCTCCTATGCAGCCGATGGAGTATTTGCAGCAGATTGTCGAGAACGTGGCACTGATTCATGCCTTGACCGGCTTTGTGATTCCTTTGTTGCTGTGCGGCTTGTTGACGCGTTTCTTTGGTGAGCGCCGGTCCTTCGCGGAAGGCTTGGGCGCCTGGAAATTTGCCTTGTTTGCCGGCGTGGCTTTCACTGTTCCGTATTACTTGATTGCAGTGGTTTTGGGGCCAGAGTTTCCGTCCATGCTGGGTGCGATGGTAGGGCTGGTGATTGTCGTGACGGCAGCACGCAAGGGCTGGTTTGCGCCATCCAAGACCTTTGATTTCCCCGATCGCAGTCAGTGGCCTTCCCATTGGCTGGGCACGGTTGCCATGGACAATGTTGAAAGCAAGCAGACGTTTTCTGTGCTGCGAGCCTTCTCGCCCTATGTGCTGGTTGTGTTGCTGCTGATTTTTACCCGGACTGTCCCTGCTGTGAAAGCCTGGCTGACTGGTCCGTCTGCGACGATCAAGATTGAAGCGTTGTTTGGTACGAATATTACAACGTCGGTACAACTGTTGTTTTCACCAGGTGCGATCTTGATTCTGGTGTCCCTGGCATGTATCGCCATCTTTCGCATGAATGGACAGCAGTATATGCAAGGGGTCACGCAATCGCTGCGCACCATGGGCAGTGCTGCGCCTGCCTTGTTGCTGGCTGTGCCTATGGTGCAAGTGTTCATCAATTCGGCCGCTGCCGATGGCTCGATTGCCAGCATGCCCTTGGTCCTGGCCCAAGGTGCGGCTGCTGCTGCCGGTCAAGCGTGGCCAACGATTTCACCCTGGGTAGGTGGCTTGGGGGCCTTTATCGCTGGCTCCAATACGGTCAGCAATATGATGTTCTCGTACTTCCAGTTCTCGACAGCCCAGCAAATTGGTTTGAGTGTGGATCAGTCCGCCATCGTCGTGGCCCTGCAAGCAGTCGGCGGTGCGGCTGGCAATATGATTTGTGTGCATAACGTCGTGGCGGCGGGCGCCGTGGTTGGCATGTTGGGACGAGAAGGGGAAATTGTGCGCAAGACCCTGATTCCCATGGTTTATTACGTTATTCAGGCCGGCTTGATTGGGCAGGCTTTGATTACAGGTGCTGTAGGCTGGTGGCTGGCTGCCGCTGTTTTCCTGGCCGTGACCATCGGTGGTTTGAGCTTGTCTCGGGGCCGTCAAATGGCTCCGGCGATGGCGTAA
- the lldR gene encoding transcriptional regulator LldR: protein MTTHAKTRLSDQITEKIIQLIQQEQLQPGDRIPSERQLADQLNVSRVPIREALRTLSSQGVLFTRRGGGTFVQKSELINWPAQAIAPLEQLLSQDPLYRYDVLEARRALEASTVWHAAMRATQEDKKRIKQCFDIMVEHQQNQDTELSARADAHFHLAIAQASHNVVLLQIMNGLFQLVFSTVKENRRAMFEFDNAREVEILTQQHEAVMNAILEGNADLARDQINRHLDHVQAKVRQSEENSAREQRLSRFNHQLLQP, encoded by the coding sequence ATGACTACACACGCTAAAACACGTCTCTCAGACCAGATTACGGAAAAAATTATCCAGCTCATCCAGCAAGAGCAACTGCAGCCTGGTGACCGGATTCCCTCCGAGCGCCAGTTAGCCGACCAACTGAATGTGTCCCGCGTACCCATACGGGAAGCGCTACGCACACTCAGTTCACAGGGTGTCTTGTTTACGCGTCGAGGAGGCGGCACCTTCGTGCAGAAAAGCGAATTGATCAATTGGCCCGCCCAAGCCATCGCTCCTTTGGAGCAGCTCCTTAGCCAGGACCCCTTGTATCGCTACGATGTGCTGGAGGCACGGCGAGCCTTGGAGGCCAGTACGGTTTGGCACGCTGCCATGCGGGCCACACAAGAGGATAAAAAACGGATCAAGCAGTGCTTTGACATCATGGTTGAGCACCAACAAAATCAGGATACCGAGCTATCAGCCCGCGCTGATGCACATTTTCACTTGGCTATTGCCCAAGCCTCTCACAACGTGGTGCTCTTGCAGATCATGAATGGCCTGTTCCAACTGGTCTTTTCCACCGTCAAGGAAAACCGCCGTGCCATGTTCGAGTTCGACAATGCACGCGAAGTAGAGATACTGACCCAACAGCATGAAGCCGTAATGAACGCTATTTTGGAAGGCAATGCTGATCTGGCCCGAGACCAGATCAACAGGCATCTGGATCATGTGCAGGCCAAAGTCCGGCAGTCGGAAGAAAATAGTGCCCGCGAGCAGCGGCTCTCCCGTTTCAACCACCAGCTCCTGCAGCCCTGA
- the gltA gene encoding citrate synthase encodes MELSDKKATLSFSDGSPSVEFPVHKGTVGPDVIDIRKLYGQTGMFTYDPGFMATAACESGITYIDGDKGQLMYRGYPIDQLAQKCDFMDVCYLILNGDLPNADQKQEFDSLVTNHTMVQEQMQHFLRGFRPDAHPMAILTGLVGALSAFYHDSTDITNPHHRHVSAIRLIAKLPTLVAMAYKYSLGQPFIYPKNDLSYTGNFLRMMFATPCEDYKVNEVVERALDRIFILHADHEQNASTSTVRLCGSSGTNPFAAIAAGVACLWGPAHGGANEACLNMLEELQANGGIDKVGEFMEKVKDKNSGVRLMGFGHRVYKNYDPRAKLMQETCKEVLEALGLENDPLFKLAMELERIALEDPYFVERKLYPNVDFYSGIVQRAIGIPTSLFTAIFALARTVGWIAQWNEMLSDPDYKIGRPRQLYVGPTQRDVPDQR; translated from the coding sequence ATGGAATTGTCAGATAAAAAAGCCACGCTATCCTTCTCCGACGGTAGCCCTTCGGTTGAGTTCCCTGTACACAAGGGCACCGTAGGTCCGGACGTGATCGATATCCGTAAGCTCTACGGTCAGACAGGTATGTTTACCTATGACCCCGGCTTTATGGCAACGGCGGCTTGCGAATCCGGTATCACCTACATTGACGGCGACAAAGGCCAGTTGATGTACCGTGGTTACCCGATCGACCAGTTGGCACAAAAGTGCGATTTCATGGATGTGTGCTACCTGATCCTGAACGGCGACTTGCCAAACGCAGATCAGAAGCAGGAGTTTGATTCCCTGGTCACGAACCACACCATGGTTCAGGAACAGATGCAGCATTTCCTGCGTGGCTTCCGTCCGGACGCTCACCCCATGGCAATACTGACTGGCCTGGTCGGTGCCCTGTCGGCGTTCTACCATGACTCCACAGACATCACCAATCCTCATCACCGTCATGTGTCGGCTATCCGCTTGATCGCCAAGCTGCCTACTTTGGTTGCGATGGCGTACAAGTATTCTTTGGGACAGCCTTTCATCTATCCCAAGAATGATTTGTCCTACACCGGCAACTTCTTGCGCATGATGTTCGCTACCCCTTGCGAAGACTACAAGGTCAACGAAGTGGTTGAGCGTGCTCTGGATCGCATCTTCATCCTGCATGCAGATCACGAGCAAAACGCCTCGACTTCCACCGTGCGTCTGTGCGGTTCGTCTGGCACCAATCCTTTCGCTGCGATTGCTGCGGGTGTTGCCTGCTTGTGGGGTCCTGCCCACGGTGGTGCAAACGAAGCTTGCCTGAACATGCTCGAAGAGTTGCAAGCCAACGGCGGCATCGACAAGGTTGGCGAGTTCATGGAGAAGGTCAAGGACAAGAACTCGGGCGTTCGCTTGATGGGCTTTGGTCACCGTGTCTACAAGAACTACGACCCACGCGCCAAGCTGATGCAAGAGACTTGCAAGGAAGTTCTGGAGGCCCTGGGCCTGGAGAACGATCCTCTGTTCAAACTGGCCATGGAACTGGAGCGTATTGCTCTGGAAGATCCGTACTTCGTCGAACGCAAGCTGTACCCCAACGTAGACTTCTACTCGGGTATTGTTCAGCGTGCTATTGGTATTCCAACATCCTTGTTCACCGCTATCTTCGCCCTGGCTCGTACCGTAGGCTGGATCGCTCAGTGGAACGAAATGTTGTCCGATCCAGATTACAAGATCGGTCGTCCACGTCAGCTGTACGTGGGCCCAACCCAGCGCGACGTACCTGATCAGCGTTAA
- a CDS encoding succinate dehydrogenase assembly factor 2, with protein MRTLTELERARLRWRARRGLLENDLMITRFLDQYENELTDQDVSALTRLFEMDDTVLLDVLLARSEPEGQYATPDIQRLVDIMRKL; from the coding sequence ATGAGAACATTGACGGAATTGGAGCGTGCGCGCCTGCGTTGGCGTGCGCGCCGGGGCTTGCTTGAAAACGACTTGATGATCACCCGTTTTCTGGATCAATACGAAAACGAGCTGACTGATCAGGACGTCTCGGCCCTGACCCGCTTGTTCGAAATGGACGATACAGTTTTGCTGGATGTCCTTCTGGCTCGCTCCGAGCCAGAAGGGCAGTACGCCACACCGGACATTCAGCGACTAGTAGACATTATGCGAAAGCTATAA
- a CDS encoding succinate dehydrogenase iron-sulfur subunit, giving the protein MSQKRKVKFEIYRYDPDKDERPYMQKIEVELEPTDKMLLDAILRIKNDMDDSLALRRSCREGVCGSDAMNINGKNGLACTTNMRDLKEPVVLRPLPGLPVIRDLIVDMTHFFDQYHSVKPFLINDAPPPEKERLQTPEAREELDGLYECILCACCSTSCPSFWWNPDKFVGPAGLLQAYRFIADSRDEATGERLDNLEDPYRLFRCHTIMNCTDVCPKGLNPSHAIGKIKEMLVRRGI; this is encoded by the coding sequence ATGAGCCAAAAACGTAAGGTCAAATTTGAAATCTATCGCTACGATCCTGATAAGGACGAGCGTCCCTACATGCAGAAAATCGAAGTCGAGCTGGAACCTACCGACAAGATGCTGCTCGATGCGATCCTGCGCATTAAAAACGACATGGACGACAGCCTGGCGCTGCGTCGCTCCTGCCGTGAAGGTGTGTGCGGTTCCGATGCCATGAACATCAATGGCAAGAACGGTCTGGCCTGCACCACCAACATGCGCGACTTGAAAGAACCTGTGGTCTTGCGCCCACTGCCAGGTCTGCCGGTTATCCGTGACCTGATCGTGGACATGACCCACTTTTTCGATCAGTACCATTCGGTCAAGCCGTTCCTGATCAACGATGCGCCTCCTCCAGAGAAAGAGCGTTTGCAAACGCCTGAAGCCCGCGAGGAGCTTGATGGTCTGTACGAGTGCATTCTGTGCGCCTGCTGCTCGACCTCTTGCCCATCGTTCTGGTGGAATCCTGACAAGTTCGTCGGTCCTGCTGGTTTGTTGCAAGCCTATCGTTTCATTGCTGACTCGCGTGACGAAGCAACGGGTGAGCGTCTGGATAATCTGGAAGATCCATACCGCTTGTTCCGCTGCCACACGATCATGAATTGCACGGACGTCTGTCCAAAAGGACTGAACCCATCGCATGCCATCGGCAAGATCAAAGAAATGCTGGTGCGTCGCGGTATCTAA
- the sdhA gene encoding succinate dehydrogenase flavoprotein subunit, producing the protein MASITKSLPRRQFDVVVVGAGGAGMRCSLQLAQAGLSVAVLSKVFPTRSHTVAAQGGVSASLGNMSEDHWYWHMYDTVKGSDWLGDQDAIEFMCREAPHAVYELEHFGMPFDRNQDGTIYQRPFGGHTANFGEKPVQRACAAADRTGHAMLHTLYQRNVAARTQFFVEWMALDLLRNEAGDVLGVTALEMETGEIYILEGKRVVLATGGAGRIWAASTNAFINTGDGLGMAARAGLPLQDMEFWQFHPTGVAGAGVLITEGVRGEGGILLNKDGERFMERYAPTLKDLAPRDFVSRSMDQEIKEGRGCGDGSYVVLKLDHLGADVIKKRLPSIREIAIKFGNVDPIKDPIPVVPTIHYQMGGIPTNYYGQVVTQTPTGESKIVNGLYAIGECAATSVHGANRLGTNSLLDLIVFGRAAGNHIVDSHPEKDHSHQEINESSIEFSLERVNRLESRTSGEKAQDVGNKIRVAMQAHCGVFRTLDLLHKGVDQIDSLVPEVKDIYFKDKSKVFNTARIEALEVANMIEVARATTKSAANRTESRGAHALNDHPERDDENWLRHTLWFSEGSRLEYKPVQMKPLTAETIPPKARTF; encoded by the coding sequence GTGGCTTCCATCACAAAATCTTTGCCCCGCCGTCAGTTTGACGTAGTGGTGGTCGGTGCCGGTGGCGCCGGTATGCGTTGTTCCCTGCAATTGGCTCAGGCCGGCTTGTCCGTTGCCGTGCTCAGCAAGGTGTTCCCAACCCGCTCTCACACCGTGGCGGCTCAAGGTGGTGTCAGTGCCTCTTTGGGTAACATGAGCGAGGACCACTGGTACTGGCACATGTACGACACCGTTAAGGGTTCGGACTGGCTGGGCGACCAAGACGCCATCGAATTCATGTGCCGTGAAGCTCCTCACGCTGTGTACGAGCTCGAGCACTTCGGTATGCCGTTTGACCGTAACCAGGACGGTACGATTTACCAGCGTCCATTTGGTGGTCACACTGCCAACTTCGGTGAAAAACCGGTTCAACGTGCCTGTGCCGCTGCTGACCGTACCGGTCACGCCATGTTGCACACCCTGTATCAGCGTAACGTGGCTGCCCGTACCCAGTTCTTCGTGGAATGGATGGCGCTGGATCTGCTGCGTAACGAAGCTGGCGACGTTCTGGGCGTGACCGCTCTGGAAATGGAAACCGGCGAAATCTACATTCTGGAAGGCAAGCGCGTGGTGCTGGCGACCGGTGGCGCTGGCCGTATCTGGGCGGCTTCCACCAACGCTTTCATCAACACCGGTGACGGCCTGGGTATGGCTGCTCGTGCCGGCCTGCCTTTGCAAGACATGGAATTCTGGCAATTCCACCCCACTGGCGTTGCCGGTGCAGGTGTGCTGATTACCGAAGGTGTGCGTGGTGAAGGCGGTATCTTGCTGAACAAAGACGGCGAGCGCTTCATGGAGCGTTACGCTCCCACCCTGAAAGACTTGGCCCCACGTGACTTCGTGTCCCGTTCCATGGACCAGGAAATCAAGGAAGGCCGCGGTTGTGGCGATGGCAGCTACGTGGTTCTGAAACTGGATCACTTGGGTGCCGACGTCATCAAGAAACGTCTGCCCTCGATTCGTGAAATCGCGATCAAGTTCGGTAATGTGGACCCCATCAAAGACCCGATCCCCGTGGTTCCAACCATCCACTACCAGATGGGCGGTATCCCCACGAACTATTACGGTCAGGTTGTAACCCAGACACCTACAGGCGAGAGCAAGATCGTCAACGGTCTGTACGCTATCGGTGAATGTGCCGCGACTTCCGTGCACGGTGCCAACCGTCTGGGTACGAACTCCCTGCTGGACCTGATCGTGTTCGGTCGTGCTGCGGGCAACCATATTGTGGATTCGCACCCCGAGAAAGATCACTCCCACCAGGAAATCAACGAGTCCTCTATCGAGTTCTCGCTGGAGCGCGTCAACCGTCTGGAGTCCCGTACGTCGGGTGAAAAGGCGCAGGACGTGGGCAACAAGATCCGTGTGGCCATGCAGGCCCACTGCGGCGTGTTCCGTACTCTGGATCTGCTGCACAAGGGGGTCGACCAGATCGATTCCCTGGTTCCCGAAGTCAAGGATATCTACTTCAAAGACAAGTCCAAGGTGTTCAATACCGCCCGTATTGAAGCGCTGGAAGTGGCCAACATGATCGAAGTGGCTCGTGCTACGACGAAGTCGGCCGCCAATCGTACGGAAAGTCGCGGTGCTCATGCCCTGAACGACCACCCAGAACGTGACGACGAAAACTGGCTGCGTCACACCTTGTGGTTCTCGGAAGGCAGCCGTCTGGAGTACAAGCCTGTCCAGATGAAGCCTCTGACAGCCGAAACGATTCCGCCCAAGGCCCGGACTTTCTAA
- the sdhD gene encoding succinate dehydrogenase, hydrophobic membrane anchor protein: MANRERIGVNRLVVGAHYGTLDFLAQRVTAVIMAIYTVVIIGGILFSSELNFETWRGLFSFTVGSLPLGQLLATLFFLSLSWHAWIGVRDIWMDYVKPAGLRLFLQVLTLLWLVASVVFFAKIIWSL, encoded by the coding sequence ACCGCCTGGTAGTGGGTGCCCACTACGGTACCTTGGACTTTCTGGCGCAGCGTGTCACCGCAGTCATCATGGCCATCTACACCGTGGTCATCATCGGCGGCATTCTGTTTAGCAGTGAACTGAATTTCGAGACCTGGCGCGGCCTGTTCTCGTTCACGGTCGGCTCCCTGCCTCTGGGTCAGTTGCTGGCAACCTTGTTCTTTCTGTCCTTGTCCTGGCACGCCTGGATCGGTGTGCGTGACATCTGGATGGATTACGTCAAGCCCGCTGGCCTGCGCTTGTTTCTGCAAGTGTTGACCTTGCTGTGGCTGGTCGCCAGTGTCGTCTTTTTTGCAAAAATTATCTGGAGTCTCTAA